The Sinomicrobium kalidii genome contains a region encoding:
- the radA gene encoding DNA repair protein RadA: MAKVKTSYFCQNCGAQYAKWQGQCTSCREWNTIVEEVIQKEEKNTWKQGAAKSKRAVKPLKINEISRTEEHRMPSGDDEFNRVLGGGIVPGSVILLGGEPGIGKSTLLLQIALQLRYKTLYVSGEESQAQIKMRAERINPDSENCYILTETKTQNIFKQIESVTPDILIIDSIQTLHSDYIESSAGSISQIKECTAELIKFAKETNIPVILIGHITKEGNIAGPKILEHMVDTVLQFEGDRNYVYRILRALKNRFGSTAELGIYEMLGSGLREVANPSEILISRNEDSLSGTAIAATLEGIRPLMIEIQALVSTAVYGTPQRSTTGYNVKRLNMLLAVLEKRAGFRLGAKDVFLNITGGISVDDPAIDLAVVAAVLSSNEDIAIEKNICFAAEVGLAGEIRPVQRVDQRIMEAEKLGFSTIFVSKQNKITIKKPEIRVAVVSKIEDVISDLFG, encoded by the coding sequence ATGGCTAAAGTAAAGACCTCCTATTTTTGTCAGAATTGCGGAGCCCAATATGCCAAATGGCAGGGGCAATGCACCTCGTGCAGGGAATGGAATACCATTGTAGAGGAAGTCATCCAGAAGGAAGAAAAAAACACCTGGAAACAGGGCGCGGCGAAAAGCAAAAGGGCGGTAAAACCTCTTAAAATAAACGAAATTTCCAGGACCGAAGAGCACCGGATGCCTTCCGGGGACGATGAATTCAACCGTGTATTGGGTGGCGGCATTGTGCCGGGCTCCGTTATTTTGCTCGGGGGTGAACCGGGGATAGGAAAAAGCACCCTGCTCCTCCAGATTGCGCTGCAACTCCGCTACAAAACCCTTTACGTTTCCGGGGAGGAGAGCCAGGCCCAGATAAAAATGCGAGCGGAACGCATAAACCCGGACAGCGAAAACTGTTATATCCTTACGGAGACCAAAACCCAGAATATCTTTAAGCAAATTGAAAGCGTAACCCCCGACATCCTTATTATTGACTCCATACAGACCCTTCATTCCGACTACATCGAGTCTTCTGCCGGAAGTATTTCACAAATCAAGGAATGTACGGCAGAGCTCATCAAGTTTGCCAAGGAAACCAACATCCCGGTGATCCTCATAGGACACATTACCAAGGAAGGCAACATTGCCGGCCCCAAGATACTGGAACATATGGTAGACACTGTACTTCAGTTTGAAGGCGACCGCAATTACGTATACCGTATATTAAGGGCTTTAAAGAACCGTTTCGGGTCTACCGCAGAACTGGGCATCTACGAAATGCTGGGCAGCGGTCTGCGCGAGGTGGCCAATCCTTCGGAAATACTCATTTCACGGAATGAAGACTCCCTGAGCGGAACGGCCATTGCCGCCACCCTGGAAGGGATACGGCCACTCATGATAGAAATCCAGGCACTGGTAAGCACTGCGGTTTACGGCACACCACAGCGCAGCACCACAGGATATAACGTTAAACGGCTGAATATGCTCCTTGCAGTATTGGAAAAAAGGGCCGGTTTCCGGCTGGGGGCCAAAGATGTCTTTTTGAATATCACCGGGGGAATTTCGGTGGACGATCCTGCGATAGACCTCGCTGTTGTAGCTGCCGTACTATCCAGCAACGAAGATATTGCCATAGAAAAAAACATCTGTTTTGCCGCCGAGGTAGGCCTTGCCGGGGAAATTCGCCCCGTACAACGGGTGGACCAACGTATTATGGAAGCCGAAAAACTGGGCTTTTCTACCATTTTTGTATCAAAACAGAATAAGATCACCATCAAAAAACCGGAAATACGGGTGGCCGTGGTATCCAAAATAGAAGATGTGATCAGCGATCTGTTCGGATAA
- a CDS encoding penicillin-binding protein 1A: MGKAPAKKNKKRGFGTYIKWFWGLFFGAVALVVLLFLLASWGAFGTMPTFEVLENPQTNLATEIISVDGKTLGKYYLNDNRTPVSYDELPDHLIKALVATEDERFYSHSGIDARGTLRAIVFLGRKGGASTITQQLAKQLFTERPSRNIFARVMQKVKEWIIAVRLERQYTKEEIISMYFNIYGFGYMASGINSASRTYFGKEPQDLNIQESAMLAGMFKNSSLYDPIKRPELTTRRRNLVFSQMEKNDFITEEEKDSLQKLPIKLNFNIESHREGLATYFRMYLQGFLKDWANDPENRKPNGDKYNIYLDGLKVYTTIDSRMQQYAEEAVTEHMKKLQAEFFHQNTPDRNKTAPFLGLTEEEIDATMERAMKQSERWRKMKYDLDKSEKEIRESFEKKTEMTVFSWEGEKDTVMTPMDSIRYYKSFLRTGMMSMEPQTGHVRAWVGGINYKHFQYDQVKQGARQSGSTFKPFVYATAIDQLHMSPCDRLPDVQHCIEANKYGNLKPWCPKNSSGKYTGKMLTLKEALANSVNTITATLIDKVGPVPVAQLVRNLGIESDIPPVPSIALGTPDFTVYEMVGAYSTFANQGVYVKPVMITRIEDKNGTVLFEYVPETKDVMSEEVAYTTVKLMEGVTQSGSGVRLRNKWAVNNTLYKEIITGYPYEFTNPIAGKTGTTQNQSDGWFMGMVPNLVTGVWVGGEDRAIHFRSISYGQGASMALPIWGLYMKKCYTDEELGVSKGEFRKPENLSIEIDCSKVEDSVTPEETNLEEIDF, encoded by the coding sequence ATGGGAAAAGCACCTGCCAAGAAAAATAAAAAACGAGGTTTTGGAACATATATCAAGTGGTTTTGGGGACTGTTTTTCGGAGCCGTTGCCCTGGTAGTACTGTTGTTTCTGTTGGCTTCCTGGGGAGCTTTCGGTACCATGCCAACGTTTGAAGTGCTCGAAAATCCGCAGACCAACCTCGCTACGGAGATCATTTCGGTCGATGGAAAAACACTCGGTAAATATTATCTGAATGATAACAGGACGCCCGTTTCGTATGATGAATTGCCGGACCATTTGATAAAGGCGTTGGTAGCGACCGAGGACGAACGTTTTTACAGTCATTCCGGTATAGATGCCCGGGGAACGTTGAGGGCGATTGTTTTCCTCGGTAGAAAGGGAGGAGCCAGTACGATTACCCAGCAATTGGCAAAACAACTGTTCACCGAGAGACCTTCACGCAACATTTTTGCTCGGGTTATGCAAAAAGTAAAAGAGTGGATAATTGCGGTCCGGTTAGAAAGACAATATACAAAGGAGGAAATCATTTCAATGTATTTCAATATCTATGGTTTTGGTTATATGGCCAGTGGAATAAACTCTGCATCCAGAACCTATTTCGGAAAGGAACCTCAGGACCTTAATATCCAGGAATCGGCCATGCTGGCGGGAATGTTTAAAAATTCATCCCTGTACGATCCCATAAAGCGCCCCGAATTAACAACACGAAGAAGGAATCTGGTATTCAGCCAGATGGAAAAGAACGACTTCATTACAGAAGAGGAAAAGGATTCATTGCAAAAGCTGCCCATAAAGCTTAATTTTAATATAGAGTCCCACAGAGAAGGACTGGCCACGTATTTCAGGATGTACCTCCAGGGCTTTTTGAAAGACTGGGCCAACGATCCCGAAAACCGGAAGCCCAATGGTGATAAATACAATATTTACCTGGACGGACTCAAAGTTTATACGACGATAGATTCCCGTATGCAACAATACGCTGAAGAAGCGGTAACGGAACACATGAAAAAGCTCCAGGCAGAATTTTTTCACCAGAATACGCCCGATCGGAATAAAACGGCTCCGTTTTTAGGACTTACCGAGGAAGAAATAGATGCTACGATGGAACGCGCCATGAAGCAATCGGAACGCTGGCGGAAAATGAAATACGACCTGGACAAATCTGAAAAGGAAATCCGGGAGTCCTTTGAGAAAAAGACCGAAATGACCGTTTTTTCCTGGGAGGGTGAAAAGGATACGGTCATGACCCCGATGGACTCTATCCGCTATTACAAGTCTTTCCTCCGTACGGGAATGATGTCCATGGAACCCCAAACCGGTCATGTGAGGGCCTGGGTAGGGGGGATAAATTACAAACACTTTCAATATGACCAGGTAAAACAGGGAGCCCGGCAATCGGGGTCGACATTTAAACCGTTCGTGTATGCCACTGCCATCGACCAGTTGCACATGTCGCCGTGCGACAGGCTTCCCGATGTGCAACACTGTATAGAGGCCAATAAATATGGGAACCTAAAGCCGTGGTGCCCCAAGAACTCCAGTGGCAAATACACCGGTAAAATGCTCACCCTCAAGGAAGCACTGGCAAATTCCGTAAACACGATCACTGCCACCCTGATCGACAAGGTAGGTCCCGTGCCGGTAGCCCAGCTAGTGCGAAACCTGGGGATAGAATCCGATATCCCCCCGGTGCCGTCTATAGCTCTCGGAACTCCCGATTTTACTGTTTATGAAATGGTGGGCGCCTACAGTACCTTTGCCAATCAGGGCGTATACGTGAAGCCGGTGATGATTACCCGTATCGAAGATAAGAACGGTACGGTACTGTTCGAATATGTTCCGGAGACAAAGGACGTTATGAGTGAAGAGGTTGCCTATACTACCGTTAAGCTCATGGAAGGGGTAACCCAGTCCGGTTCCGGAGTGCGGTTACGCAATAAATGGGCGGTCAATAATACGCTGTATAAAGAAATCATTACAGGTTATCCGTATGAATTTACTAACCCGATCGCCGGGAAGACAGGGACTACACAAAACCAGAGCGACGGTTGGTTTATGGGTATGGTGCCCAATCTCGTAACAGGAGTCTGGGTAGGAGGAGAAGACCGCGCCATCCATTTCAGGAGTATTTCATACGGGCAGGGAGCGAGTATGGCGCTTCCCATATGGGGGCTGTACATGAAAAAGTGTTACACCGATGAAGAACTGGGTGTTTCCAAAGGGGAGTTCAGGAAACCGGAAAACCTCTCTATCGAAATAGACTGTTCGAAAGTTGAAGACTCCGTTACACCGGAAGAAACCAACCTGGAAGAGATCGATTTCTAG
- a CDS encoding CoA transferase subunit A gives MINKRVASVAEALHGVRDGMTFMLGGFGLCGIPENSIAELVRLGVKGITCISNNAGVDDFGLGLLLQKHQIKKMISSYVGENDEFERQMLSGELEVELTPQGTLAEKCRAAQAGIPAFFTPAGYGTEVAEGKETREFNGKMYVMEEAFQADFAIVKAWKGDEAGNLIFKGTARNFNPCMCGAAKVTVAEVEDLVPAGELDPNRIHIPGIFVQRIFEGKNYEKRIEQRTVREKQS, from the coding sequence ATGATAAATAAAAGGGTAGCTTCAGTTGCCGAAGCCCTGCATGGTGTCCGTGACGGGATGACCTTTATGCTCGGAGGTTTCGGTTTGTGCGGGATTCCCGAGAACAGTATAGCAGAACTGGTGCGTCTCGGTGTTAAGGGGATCACCTGTATATCCAACAATGCCGGAGTTGACGATTTCGGTCTCGGTCTTTTGCTTCAAAAGCACCAGATAAAAAAGATGATATCTTCCTATGTGGGCGAAAACGACGAATTTGAGCGGCAAATGCTCAGCGGGGAGCTCGAGGTGGAACTTACCCCTCAGGGGACCCTGGCGGAGAAATGCCGGGCTGCACAGGCCGGAATCCCCGCTTTTTTTACTCCCGCAGGCTATGGTACCGAAGTAGCTGAAGGAAAGGAAACCAGGGAATTCAACGGTAAAATGTATGTTATGGAAGAAGCCTTTCAGGCTGATTTTGCCATTGTAAAGGCCTGGAAAGGAGACGAAGCCGGAAACCTGATTTTCAAGGGAACAGCGAGGAATTTTAACCCCTGTATGTGCGGGGCAGCGAAAGTTACGGTGGCTGAAGTTGAAGACCTGGTCCCGGCCGGTGAACTCGACCCTAACCGGATTCATATTCCGGGAATCTTCGTGCAGCGGATATTTGAAGGGAAAAACTACGAGAAGCGAATAGAGCAGCGAACCGTGAGAGAAAAACAGTCTTAA
- a CDS encoding alpha/beta hydrolase: MKLLCYILLGCLITTNTYAQTRSIPFESELLEETRNIRLHIPENYSEDRPYPLILVLNADYLFDLVVTNSKFYAANGQMPESIIAGIDQGVNATQDCTYDSKRGFPAGKGADFFEFIGMELLPSIANEYNLANFKMIVGHRFTGNFINYYLFKEKPLFDAYIDIHPEFAPNLDKHLSERLAAINTVKFYYMAVGEDGDKDQVKRINNLNTSLQAIKNDQLFYFYDSFENTDSHAAASCAIPRALNDIFTIFRPITPYEYKNNILTSDEPVIEYLNKKYERAENLFGFRKQVSLNDIMAIYAASLKKEDYASLEQLSDLAKKEFPDTMLGYFFEAEHLEKTGDLKKATRTYKKAFGMKEIDFIHKDLIMERIEAINY; encoded by the coding sequence ATGAAACTCTTATGCTATATACTGCTGGGATGCCTTATCACAACAAACACCTACGCCCAGACCCGCTCGATCCCTTTTGAATCGGAATTGCTGGAGGAAACGAGAAACATACGGTTACACATACCGGAAAATTATTCGGAAGACCGGCCTTATCCGCTGATCCTGGTACTCAATGCAGACTATCTTTTTGACCTGGTGGTGACCAATTCAAAATTTTATGCCGCCAACGGACAAATGCCCGAAAGCATCATTGCAGGGATTGACCAGGGAGTTAATGCCACACAGGATTGCACCTATGACAGCAAAAGGGGATTTCCCGCAGGAAAGGGGGCCGATTTCTTCGAATTTATCGGTATGGAACTCCTGCCTTCCATAGCAAACGAATACAATCTGGCCAACTTTAAAATGATTGTGGGCCACCGCTTTACCGGTAATTTTATAAATTATTACCTCTTCAAGGAAAAGCCTTTGTTCGATGCCTATATTGACATTCACCCGGAATTTGCGCCGAACCTGGACAAGCACCTTTCAGAGCGGCTGGCTGCAATAAATACGGTGAAGTTTTATTATATGGCCGTCGGGGAGGACGGTGACAAAGACCAGGTAAAGCGTATCAACAACCTCAACACATCACTGCAGGCCATAAAGAACGATCAACTGTTCTATTTCTACGACAGCTTTGAGAATACCGACAGTCATGCGGCCGCATCCTGTGCTATTCCGAGGGCACTGAACGATATATTCACCATTTTCCGTCCCATTACCCCTTATGAATACAAAAACAATATACTTACTTCGGACGAACCGGTCATCGAATACCTGAATAAAAAATACGAAAGGGCAGAAAACCTTTTCGGCTTCCGGAAACAGGTAAGCCTCAACGATATTATGGCCATTTATGCCGCAAGTCTTAAAAAAGAGGATTATGCCTCACTGGAACAACTCAGCGACCTTGCCAAAAAGGAATTTCCCGATACCATGCTGGGCTATTTCTTCGAAGCGGAACACCTGGAAAAGACCGGCGACCTGAAAAAGGCGACCCGGACCTATAAAAAAGCTTTCGGGATGAAGGAAATCGACTTTATTCACAAGGACCTTATCATGGAACGGATCGAGGCCATCAATTATTAG
- a CDS encoding gliding motility lipoprotein GldH has protein sequence MGKIIRSFFWMGSVLLLSCNSNSVYSDYQALSNSWNKEKSVDFTFQPPDTVQPYNMFIHLRNDESYKFSNLFLIVNLNFPDGRVIADTLEYEMARPDGEWLGQGITDLKESKLWYRENVVFPVSGDYTVSVKHAMREVGEVEGIGELEGITDVGIEITKPEKK, from the coding sequence ATGGGTAAGATCATCAGATCGTTTTTTTGGATGGGAAGTGTACTGCTACTGTCTTGTAATTCCAACAGTGTGTATTCCGATTACCAGGCACTCAGCAATTCCTGGAACAAAGAAAAAAGCGTGGATTTTACTTTCCAACCTCCCGATACCGTACAACCCTACAACATGTTTATTCATTTGCGAAACGATGAAAGCTATAAATTCAGCAACCTGTTTCTCATCGTCAACCTCAATTTTCCCGATGGCAGGGTAATTGCAGATACCCTGGAATACGAAATGGCCAGGCCTGACGGGGAATGGCTGGGGCAAGGAATTACCGACCTGAAGGAGAGTAAATTATGGTACAGGGAAAACGTTGTTTTTCCGGTGTCCGGAGATTATACCGTAAGTGTGAAACACGCCATGAGGGAAGTCGGGGAAGTAGAAGGGATAGGAGAACTGGAAGGCATCACTGATGTAGGGATTGAAATAACAAAACCGGAAAAAAAATAG
- a CDS encoding CoA transferase subunit B, whose amino-acid sequence MLDKNGIAKRIAREVRDGYYVNLGIGIPTLVANYVPEGIDVEFQSENGVLGMGPFPNEGEEDADLINAGKQTITTLPGASFFDSAMSFGMIRGQHVHLTILGAMEVADNGDIANWKIPGKMVKGMGGAMDLVASADNIIVAMMHTNKAGKSKLLKSCTLPLTGVNCVRKIVTNLAVLEVTDQGFKLLERAPGVSVDEIKQATEGRLIVEGDIPEMQL is encoded by the coding sequence ATGTTAGACAAAAACGGTATAGCAAAACGAATAGCCAGGGAGGTCAGGGACGGGTATTATGTAAATCTCGGAATAGGTATACCCACCCTGGTGGCCAATTATGTCCCGGAGGGGATAGATGTTGAATTTCAAAGCGAAAACGGGGTGCTGGGCATGGGGCCGTTTCCGAATGAAGGCGAAGAGGATGCCGATCTGATCAATGCCGGAAAACAAACGATAACCACACTTCCCGGAGCCTCCTTTTTCGATTCTGCAATGAGTTTCGGGATGATACGCGGACAGCACGTCCACCTTACGATACTTGGTGCCATGGAAGTTGCCGACAACGGGGATATTGCCAACTGGAAGATACCCGGAAAAATGGTGAAAGGTATGGGGGGAGCAATGGACCTGGTAGCTTCGGCCGATAATATTATCGTAGCCATGATGCATACCAACAAGGCGGGGAAATCCAAGTTGCTTAAAAGTTGTACCCTGCCGTTAACAGGGGTGAATTGTGTAAGGAAAATAGTGACCAATCTCGCCGTGCTGGAAGTTACCGATCAGGGATTCAAACTGCTCGAACGTGCTCCGGGGGTGTCTGTTGATGAAATAAAACAGGCTACCGAAGGCCGTCTAATCGTGGAAGGGGATATCCCCGAAATGCAATTATAA